A window from Flavobacterium sp. 83 encodes these proteins:
- a CDS encoding DUF1501 domain-containing protein, translating to MKRRNFIKLTSTASALTLLPKEVFALFKSAGMTTCPDSISKKIVLIQLAGANDGLNTIVPINQYDTYATLRPNIKLNNVGMTNGIINLDSTLALTNQVGLHPSLIGFKNLYDKGFMRIIQGVGYPSQDKSHFKSTDLWLTGGDGTMANNNFDSGWTGRFLEHYYTDFLNSNFPLGIQLGSSDNSLGFHGEIEHGMSLNISGQDLSGFYSVVNGLGGQPPTNIPDSEYGGLIQYIINNDTSANSYAQSISNSFNSGTNTLTYPNSSLSNQLKTVARFISGGLQTKVYLVKVGGFDTHDMQVAANNTTHLGNHANLLTQISEAINTFITDLNNQNMGNDVMAVTFSEFGRKAGENASLGTDHGEVAPMFIFGSAINPGISGTNINLSEAVSTNNYQVRTVQHDNRRVFSTILQDWFGTSNQTLDLTFYNNTTNTGFSNNKIADLIKSQNTVNSTCYADKLLSVNEFKNTYEVIVYPNPTSETITVNAPNNNEINTVSIYSIDGKFIGKYKNPLNSSQFSINVENLSTGFYNLKIETTNGNFSKKIIVRR from the coding sequence ATGAAAAGAAGAAATTTTATTAAATTGACTTCAACTGCTAGTGCACTTACATTGTTGCCTAAAGAAGTTTTTGCCCTATTCAAATCAGCAGGGATGACAACTTGCCCTGATTCTATTTCAAAAAAAATAGTGTTAATTCAATTAGCTGGAGCTAATGATGGATTAAATACCATTGTACCCATCAATCAATATGACACTTATGCTACATTACGACCAAACATAAAGCTTAATAATGTTGGAATGACAAATGGCATTATTAATCTTGATTCAACTTTGGCATTAACAAATCAAGTGGGATTACATCCATCTCTCATTGGGTTTAAAAATCTTTATGACAAAGGATTTATGAGAATTATTCAAGGGGTAGGCTATCCTTCTCAAGACAAATCTCATTTTAAGTCAACGGATTTATGGTTGACAGGAGGAGATGGCACCATGGCCAACAATAATTTTGATAGTGGTTGGACAGGACGCTTTCTTGAGCATTATTATACTGATTTTTTAAATTCAAACTTTCCTTTAGGAATCCAACTTGGCAGCAGTGATAATTCACTCGGTTTCCATGGGGAAATTGAACATGGTATGTCTTTAAACATTAGCGGTCAGGATTTATCAGGATTTTATTCTGTAGTGAATGGCTTAGGCGGTCAACCACCGACAAACATTCCAGATTCAGAGTACGGGGGGTTAATTCAATACATCATTAACAATGACACTTCAGCAAATTCTTACGCACAAAGTATTTCAAATTCCTTTAATTCAGGAACTAATACACTAACTTACCCTAATTCCAGTTTATCCAATCAGTTAAAAACTGTAGCACGCTTTATCTCTGGCGGACTTCAAACCAAAGTTTACCTAGTAAAAGTTGGTGGATTTGACACACATGACATGCAAGTTGCAGCAAACAACACGACCCATTTGGGCAATCATGCAAACCTTTTAACTCAGATTTCAGAGGCGATTAATACTTTCATCACAGATTTGAATAATCAAAATATGGGAAATGATGTTATGGCGGTAACTTTTTCAGAATTTGGAAGAAAAGCAGGTGAAAATGCAAGTTTAGGAACTGACCATGGTGAAGTTGCACCAATGTTTATTTTTGGCAGCGCAATAAATCCAGGGATATCAGGGACAAACATTAATTTATCAGAAGCAGTATCTACTAATAATTATCAAGTTAGAACTGTTCAGCATGATAATAGACGAGTTTTTAGTACAATTCTTCAAGATTGGTTTGGAACAAGCAATCAAACATTAGATTTGACATTTTATAATAACACGACCAATACTGGATTTTCAAATAATAAAATCGCCGATTTAATAAAAAGTCAAAATACTGTTAATTCGACCTGCTATGCTGACAAATTACTTTCTGTTAATGAATTCAAAAACACTTATGAAGTTATAGTTTATCCAAATCCAACTTCAGAAACCATCACTGTTAATGCGCCAAATAACAATGAAATAAATACCGTTTCAATTTATTCAATAGACGGAAAATTTATTGGAAAATATAAAAATCCTTTAAACAGCAGTCAGTTTTCTATTAACGTTGAAAATTTGTCCACAGGATTTTATAATTTAAAAATCGAGACTACCAATGGGAATTTTTCTAAAAAAATAATTGTGAGAAGATAA
- a CDS encoding 5-(carboxyamino)imidazole ribonucleotide synthase, with protein MNYFSSDFKLGILGGGQLGKMLLFDTRKFDIQTYVLDPSDEAPCKIACNQFFKGDLMDFETVYNFGKLVDVLTFEIELVNLDALVKLEEEGLKVYPSPKTLKLIQNKGIQKDFYIQHTIPTATYKRFPNLKSVIIDILDSKLKLPFIWKCTEFGYDGNGVKVIRQVSDLDNLANVECIAEEMIPFKNELAVIVCRNPSGEIKTYPVVEMEFHPEANQVEYVICPARIDDKVAEKARAIALNVSEKFNHVGLLAVEMFQTENDEILVNEVAPRPHNSGHYSIEASYTSQFENHLRAILNLPLGNTDSKVAGIMVNLVGSEGFSGNVIYENIEKILGWNGVTPHIYGKKQTRPFRKMGHVTIVNEDINEARRIAADVKNTIRVIS; from the coding sequence ATGAATTATTTTTCTTCTGATTTTAAACTAGGAATTCTAGGTGGTGGGCAACTTGGCAAAATGTTGTTGTTTGACACCCGAAAATTCGACATACAAACTTATGTGCTTGACCCAAGTGATGAAGCACCATGCAAAATAGCCTGCAACCAATTTTTCAAAGGAGACTTAATGGATTTTGAAACCGTTTACAATTTTGGAAAACTAGTTGATGTTTTGACTTTTGAAATTGAGTTGGTTAATCTTGATGCTTTAGTAAAACTTGAGGAAGAGGGATTAAAAGTGTATCCTTCCCCTAAAACCTTGAAACTTATTCAAAACAAAGGAATTCAAAAAGATTTTTACATACAACATACTATTCCAACAGCAACTTACAAGAGATTTCCTAATCTAAAAAGTGTAATTATTGACATTCTTGATTCCAAACTAAAGTTACCATTTATATGGAAATGTACAGAATTTGGATACGATGGAAATGGCGTTAAAGTAATTCGACAAGTATCGGATTTAGATAATTTGGCTAATGTAGAATGCATAGCTGAAGAAATGATTCCATTCAAAAATGAGTTAGCCGTTATCGTTTGTCGCAATCCATCGGGTGAAATAAAAACCTATCCCGTAGTAGAAATGGAATTTCATCCGGAAGCCAACCAAGTGGAATATGTAATTTGTCCTGCTCGAATTGATGATAAAGTAGCCGAAAAAGCAAGAGCAATTGCATTAAATGTTTCCGAAAAGTTTAATCACGTAGGACTTTTAGCCGTTGAAATGTTTCAAACTGAAAATGATGAAATACTAGTTAACGAAGTTGCTCCACGCCCGCACAATTCAGGTCATTATTCCATTGAAGCCAGTTATACTTCACAATTTGAAAATCATTTACGCGCTATTCTCAATTTGCCTTTAGGAAACACAGACAGTAAAGTGGCTGGGATTATGGTCAATTTGGTAGGGTCAGAAGGATTTTCAGGCAATGTAATTTATGAAAATATAGAAAAAATATTAGGCTGGAACGGTGTAACACCGCACATTTACGGAAAAAAACAAACTCGTCCATTCAGAAAAATGGGACATGTTACTATTGTAAATGAAGATATTAACGAAGCCCGAAGAATTGCAGCAGATGTAAAAAACACGATTAGAGTAATCAGTTAA
- the purE gene encoding 5-(carboxyamino)imidazole ribonucleotide mutase, with the protein MMKVAVIMGSISDMPVMQEAIDILKAFDIEIEVDIVSAHRTPEKLFDFSQNAHTRGISVVIAGAGGAAHLPGMVASMSPLPVIGVPIKSSNSIDGWDSVLSILQMPGGVPVATVALNGAKNAGILAAQIIGSHNKSVLDRIILYKTGLKEAVNIASETINKK; encoded by the coding sequence ATAATGAAAGTAGCCGTAATAATGGGAAGCATATCTGATATGCCCGTAATGCAAGAAGCCATAGATATCCTAAAAGCATTTGATATAGAAATAGAAGTTGATATTGTTTCGGCTCACAGAACTCCTGAAAAACTATTTGATTTTAGTCAGAACGCACACACTCGTGGCATTTCGGTAGTAATTGCTGGTGCCGGCGGTGCTGCACATTTACCAGGAATGGTTGCATCAATGTCACCTCTTCCTGTAATCGGCGTACCAATAAAATCAAGCAATTCCATCGATGGCTGGGATAGTGTTTTATCTATTCTACAAATGCCAGGTGGTGTTCCCGTAGCTACAGTTGCTCTAAATGGCGCCAAAAATGCCGGGATTCTTGCCGCTCAAATCATAGGAAGTCACAACAAAAGTGTGCTTGATCGAATAATATTATATAAAACAGGATTGAAAGAAGCAGTAAATATTGCCTCTGAAACCATTAACAAAAAATAA